One window from the genome of Bacillus carboniphilus encodes:
- a CDS encoding Crp/Fnr family transcriptional regulator: MNTFSTSFKEQHSYFSPWLDPLPFDWSALESTGTELHYQKHDTVFDCHEPTDHIYLVKEGRVRLYLLSDLGEEKAIAIIGKNGLLGESSVFLDHGYYANAITASPTKLIRIKADLFKNKVLENPLYSEQLFKMMSLKLRLLYRHSLDLSYSSSYYRLCQTLAQLGLTYGESEDGKKIKIQVSFTHQELANVIGTTRVTVANHIKALIEEGHIYKVRNHYVIQDLAKLTSMGP; this comes from the coding sequence ATGAATACATTTTCTACTAGCTTTAAAGAGCAACACTCATATTTTTCCCCATGGCTAGATCCTCTTCCGTTTGACTGGTCTGCACTTGAATCAACCGGAACAGAACTCCATTATCAAAAGCACGACACCGTTTTTGATTGCCATGAACCCACGGACCACATTTATCTTGTAAAAGAAGGCCGGGTTCGCCTATACCTTTTATCTGACCTTGGAGAAGAAAAAGCAATCGCCATCATTGGTAAAAATGGTCTTCTCGGTGAAAGTAGCGTCTTTCTAGATCACGGTTATTACGCAAATGCCATCACAGCAAGCCCCACCAAGTTGATTCGAATTAAAGCTGATCTTTTTAAAAATAAAGTTCTAGAAAACCCGCTATATTCAGAGCAACTCTTTAAAATGATGAGTCTAAAACTGAGGTTGCTATATAGACATTCCTTGGACCTGTCCTACAGCTCCTCATACTACAGACTCTGCCAAACACTAGCTCAACTTGGCCTAACCTATGGTGAATCCGAAGACGGAAAAAAAATCAAAATCCAAGTCTCCTTCACCCACCAGGAGCTGGCTAACGTCATCGGAACCACTAGGGTAACGGTCGCAAACCATATCAAAGCACTCATAGAAGAAGGGCACATCTATAAGGTCAGAAACCACTACGTCATCCAAGACTTGGCCAAACTAACCTCAATGGGACCATAA
- a CDS encoding alpha/beta fold hydrolase has translation MITIEATTLLNGTHYEFIQHSNPNAETVLLVHGLGLDMSTWDDVIPMLSKQYHVLRYDWPGHGYSTPPKTEPVSWDFLLTQLKELLHFLSIKKVHFVGHSGGGNFGMEISLRGYDWLHSLTIISTPILFPSELGKKEVAERFSKLETQNYSDLMNPLINSLCYPSTQDKKAKLRAMYTRVTETSYFQYLRLLSETIFAYTDKKLGSIDVPMMMLIGERDTLYPPKLQVFNIPYLTNIRYFIIPDAANALMMDMPDLTVEYLKVFMKKIESTTPSGKHKYEYTDELEQKLLSIIKHAMHHEDDLGTIHLSIMDGFKVVIDGKEVEGKWNQRKARQIFTYVALHQEVTREQLMDIFWPDQDLGKARGNLRVSLNHIKTIIEDATGNPIEHYFTINRETISIRGKLKIDLSEFLQELTEMEGMKNSKEKAIRVARLANTLPKTLFPTLYDEWINEIRNSIEDRLFELGQER, from the coding sequence TTGATTACAATCGAGGCTACAACACTACTAAACGGCACACATTATGAATTCATCCAACATTCCAATCCTAACGCTGAAACCGTCCTGCTTGTTCACGGTCTTGGCCTCGACATGTCTACATGGGATGATGTGATCCCTATGCTTAGTAAGCAATACCATGTCTTGCGCTATGATTGGCCAGGTCACGGGTACAGTACCCCTCCTAAAACTGAGCCTGTTTCATGGGATTTCCTATTGACTCAGTTAAAAGAATTACTACACTTTCTTTCTATTAAAAAAGTTCATTTTGTCGGGCACTCTGGTGGAGGAAATTTTGGCATGGAGATTTCTCTTCGAGGTTATGATTGGTTGCATTCCTTGACGATTATTTCCACACCTATATTATTTCCATCCGAACTGGGAAAAAAAGAAGTGGCGGAGCGCTTTTCTAAATTGGAAACACAAAATTATAGCGATTTAATGAACCCACTAATCAACTCCCTTTGCTACCCTTCTACCCAAGATAAGAAGGCAAAACTAAGAGCTATGTACACCCGTGTAACAGAGACATCCTACTTTCAATACCTACGTCTTCTTAGCGAAACCATTTTTGCTTATACAGATAAAAAATTAGGCAGTATAGACGTACCCATGATGATGCTCATTGGAGAGAGAGATACATTGTATCCTCCGAAACTTCAGGTGTTCAATATCCCTTATTTAACAAACATTCGCTACTTTATTATTCCGGATGCCGCCAATGCCTTAATGATGGATATGCCTGACTTAACGGTAGAATACCTAAAAGTATTTATGAAAAAAATAGAATCCACCACTCCCTCCGGAAAACACAAATATGAATACACGGATGAATTGGAACAAAAATTACTTTCTATCATAAAGCACGCGATGCATCATGAGGATGACCTTGGCACCATCCATTTATCCATTATGGACGGATTCAAAGTTGTGATAGACGGAAAAGAAGTGGAAGGAAAATGGAATCAACGAAAAGCGCGGCAAATTTTCACATACGTAGCCTTACATCAAGAAGTTACGCGAGAGCAACTGATGGATATCTTCTGGCCAGATCAGGATCTTGGAAAAGCGAGAGGTAACCTGCGGGTGTCATTGAATCATATTAAAACAATCATTGAAGATGCCACAGGTAATCCAATTGAGCATTACTTCACGATTAACAGAGAAACGATTTCAATTAGAGGGAAGCTGAAGATCGACCTATCGGAATTCCTGCAAGAGTTAACGGAAATGGAAGGAATGAAGAACTCAAAGGAAAAAGCAATCCGAGTTGCGAGGTTAGCCAACACTCTCCCCAAAACCCTATTCCCAACCCTCTACGACGAATGGATTAACGAAATCCGAAACTCCATCGAAGACCGCCTCTTCGAACTGGGACAGGAGAGATAG
- a CDS encoding D-cysteine desulfhydrase: protein MNLARFPRRRYTPTFTPIERLDHLSDAFGGPSIYFKRDDLLGLAGGGNKTRKLEFIIADALEKGADTIITCGGIQSNHCRLTLAAAIKEKLKCILILEENLDSDGAEPDFNGNYFLYHLMGAENIKVVPNGTDLIAEMEKVAEQVKAEGHSPYVVPVGGSTPVGALGYVACAQEILVQSFEQGLNFDSVICVSGSGGMQAGLIAGFSGSQSGVPVVGVNVSRGKAEQEEKVYKLVEETVSHLGLEVPTPREVVTCFDEYVGPGYALPTPEMVEAVKLIAKTEGILLDPVYTGKALAGVIDLVRKGYFKKDQNILVVHSGGSPALYANAGLFGTGGQV, encoded by the coding sequence ATGAATTTAGCTAGGTTTCCTAGACGACGGTATACACCTACTTTTACACCTATTGAGCGGTTAGACCATTTGAGTGATGCCTTTGGTGGACCGTCTATTTATTTTAAGCGAGATGATTTGTTAGGTCTTGCAGGTGGCGGGAATAAGACACGGAAGCTTGAGTTTATTATTGCGGACGCTTTGGAGAAGGGTGCCGATACGATTATTACTTGTGGAGGCATTCAGTCGAATCACTGCCGGTTGACATTGGCTGCTGCGATTAAAGAGAAGCTGAAGTGTATTTTGATTTTGGAGGAAAATTTAGATAGTGACGGGGCGGAACCAGATTTTAATGGGAACTACTTTTTGTATCATTTAATGGGTGCCGAGAATATTAAGGTGGTGCCGAACGGGACAGACTTGATAGCTGAGATGGAGAAGGTGGCTGAGCAGGTTAAGGCTGAGGGGCATTCACCTTATGTAGTTCCAGTGGGTGGTTCGACTCCTGTTGGCGCATTGGGTTACGTAGCTTGTGCGCAGGAAATTTTGGTGCAGTCCTTTGAACAAGGACTTAATTTTGACTCGGTTATCTGTGTGAGCGGAAGTGGTGGCATGCAGGCGGGGTTGATCGCTGGTTTTTCCGGTAGTCAAAGTGGTGTTCCGGTTGTTGGTGTGAATGTTAGTAGGGGCAAGGCTGAGCAGGAAGAAAAGGTATATAAGCTCGTGGAGGAAACGGTGTCGCATCTTGGTTTGGAAGTGCCGACTCCGCGGGAAGTAGTAACTTGCTTTGATGAGTATGTCGGACCAGGTTATGCGCTGCCAACACCGGAGATGGTTGAGGCGGTTAAGTTAATCGCTAAAACCGAGGGAATCTTGCTCGATCCTGTGTACACCGGGAAGGCGCTAGCAGGTGTCATTGATTTAGTTAGAAAAGGTTATTTTAAAAAAGATCAAAATATCCTGGTTGTGCATTCAGGAGGTTCCCCGGCGTTATATGCCAATGCTGGGCTGTTCGGGACAGGGGGACAGGTTTAG
- a CDS encoding CHY zinc finger protein, with product MNIHGINIKGAVTDNQTRCKHYHSEKDIIAIKFKCCDTYYPCYHCHQEIAGHEPEVWKEEEFDQRAILCGSCGTEITIHEYRNCGSTCPHCKASFNPGCALHYHLYFER from the coding sequence ATGAACATCCATGGAATTAACATAAAAGGAGCCGTCACCGACAACCAAACTCGCTGCAAACACTACCATAGCGAAAAAGATATTATCGCCATCAAATTCAAGTGCTGTGATACCTATTACCCGTGTTATCATTGCCATCAAGAGATAGCCGGGCACGAGCCGGAAGTTTGGAAGGAAGAAGAGTTTGACCAGAGAGCAATTCTTTGCGGCAGTTGTGGAACGGAAATAACTATTCATGAATACAGAAATTGTGGCTCCACTTGCCCGCATTGTAAAGCGAGCTTCAATCCAGGTTGTGCCCTGCATTACCATTTATATTTTGAAAGGTGA
- a CDS encoding aminotransferase class V-fold PLP-dependent enzyme yields the protein MESFPFKEFRKRFPILSEKIQLSSCSQSALSIDVQQAIQEYMTSWQEHGMDWGGWMEAVEEARQHFATLIHADVEEIAVVSSVSHAASSIATSLNFTDERGDIVLTDMDFPCIGHVWLSQRDRGANIKFISSENHEIPLGSYESSIDERTLLTSISHVAYYNGFEQDLKSIADIAHRNGSYLFVDAYQSAGNVSINVKESGVDFLAAGLQKYLLGIPGLAFLYIKREVADRISPRLTGWFGQSNPFAFDIKNVEYAGGARRFDSGTPPMINGFAAKAALKLILEAGMEKIEPYLKELSQYTIDYAEEKGLTILSPTNVVHKGSNTAIYVPNASEVEQTLKEKGIIVSARQDVIRIAPHFYNTKDDIKTAVDALQKILVGT from the coding sequence ATGGAATCATTCCCATTTAAAGAATTTAGAAAACGCTTTCCGATTTTATCTGAAAAAATTCAGCTTTCATCCTGCTCGCAAAGTGCTTTGAGCATAGATGTTCAACAGGCCATTCAAGAGTATATGACCTCTTGGCAAGAGCATGGGATGGATTGGGGAGGTTGGATGGAGGCTGTTGAAGAAGCCCGCCAACATTTTGCAACCTTAATCCATGCAGATGTAGAAGAAATCGCTGTCGTCTCTTCTGTCTCGCACGCTGCTTCCTCAATCGCGACGAGCTTGAATTTTACAGATGAAAGAGGCGATATTGTTTTAACCGATATGGATTTTCCGTGCATCGGGCATGTTTGGTTATCGCAAAGAGACCGTGGTGCTAACATTAAGTTTATTTCGTCAGAGAACCACGAAATTCCTCTAGGATCCTATGAATCATCCATTGATGAACGAACTTTATTAACATCCATTTCACACGTTGCCTATTACAACGGCTTTGAGCAAGACCTCAAGAGTATTGCTGACATTGCTCATCGAAATGGATCTTATCTTTTCGTGGATGCTTATCAATCTGCGGGGAACGTTTCGATTAACGTAAAAGAAAGTGGAGTAGATTTTCTAGCGGCCGGGCTCCAAAAGTACTTATTGGGGATTCCAGGATTAGCTTTCCTTTACATTAAAAGAGAGGTGGCGGACCGGATTTCGCCACGATTAACAGGGTGGTTCGGGCAATCCAACCCATTTGCATTTGATATTAAAAATGTCGAGTACGCAGGTGGAGCAAGGCGATTTGATTCTGGAACCCCACCAATGATTAACGGATTTGCTGCGAAGGCGGCGCTAAAACTCATTTTAGAAGCAGGGATGGAAAAAATAGAGCCGTATTTAAAAGAGCTTTCGCAGTACACGATTGACTATGCGGAAGAAAAGGGACTTACTATTTTAAGCCCAACTAATGTTGTTCATAAAGGTTCCAACACAGCCATCTACGTCCCAAATGCGTCAGAAGTCGAACAAACACTAAAGGAAAAAGGAATCATCGTCTCAGCCAGACAAGACGTCATTCGAATCGCCCCGCATTTCTACAACACAAAAGACGACATCAAAACGGCGGTCGATGCACTGCAAAAAATCCTAGTTGGGACATAG
- a CDS encoding transposase yields the protein MPRKPRRKSTTGIYHIMLRGINKQIIFEDDEDRYRFLWTVKKYKSVCEYEVYSYCLMDNHVHLLIKEASEPLSTAIQRISSSYVHWYNGKYERTGHLFQERYRSEGIETRDSFMRVLRYIHQNPMKAGLVKSVFEHQWTSMYEYIREGDLVEKDRVFQLFSHNSREAMKKFKSYMEMEEERQGQFLGDSVPVLLPDSEVIQFLAKLGVSDVSKLQQMKAEERNSILGRLKNIEGISIRQLARVTGISKSVIGRVGQRDRFSVPDKLN from the coding sequence ATGCCGCGTAAACCCCGCCGTAAAAGCACGACTGGTATCTACCACATCATGCTTAGAGGCATCAACAAACAAATCATTTTTGAGGATGATGAGGACCGTTATCGGTTCCTTTGGACAGTCAAAAAATATAAGAGTGTCTGTGAATACGAGGTTTATAGTTACTGTTTGATGGATAATCATGTCCACCTTTTAATCAAGGAAGCTTCGGAACCCCTATCGACTGCTATTCAGCGCATTAGCTCCAGCTATGTTCATTGGTACAACGGGAAGTATGAGAGAACCGGCCATTTGTTTCAGGAGAGGTATCGGAGTGAAGGGATTGAGACGAGAGACTCCTTTATGCGTGTGCTGAGGTATATTCATCAAAACCCTATGAAAGCTGGGTTGGTTAAGAGTGTGTTTGAGCATCAGTGGACTAGTATGTATGAATACATTCGTGAGGGAGATTTAGTAGAGAAGGACAGGGTTTTCCAATTATTCTCCCACAATTCTAGAGAGGCAATGAAGAAATTTAAAAGTTACATGGAGATGGAAGAGGAAAGGCAGGGACAATTCTTAGGTGATTCTGTTCCTGTATTGTTACCTGACAGTGAAGTAATTCAATTTTTGGCGAAGCTTGGTGTTTCAGACGTAAGTAAGCTACAGCAAATGAAAGCCGAGGAGAGAAACTCGATATTGGGGAGGTTGAAAAATATAGAAGGTATTTCAATCAGACAATTGGCCAGAGTAACGGGAATCTCAAAAAGTGTAATTGGGCGTGTGGGACAGAGGGACAGGTTTAGTGTCCCAGATAAATTAAACTAA
- a CDS encoding Na+/H+ antiporter NhaC family protein: protein MSNRGNVQKLEFYGGVPVLLVPFFVMIVGILWLGFGGMALPEAFWPMALAGILVGLILAKNKKQFVDALVEGISSSMLAIMLLAWFLAGIMGKLLNETGIIEGLVWGFLNLGVTAAWFPLITFVCAAILSLSTGTAVGTLIATSPILFPVGYALGADPLLLVGAIIGGSFVGDNIAPISDTTIVSAFSQGTTVDKVVRSRIKYALVAAGFTLVAYVIFAFTTPGGEAAQGMAELDPKGLVMLLVPILLIFLMLKGHHFVTSLLYSTAVGFILGLVMGLITWTDILSLNAAEFSAGGIIIGGVNGMVGVAVFTVFLMGLIGTLQKGGFIEWLMEKSEKFATTPKRAEIAIVFVALFTNALTTAGTPTMVMLGPWVRRLGHKHKITPWRRGNLLDACSTTIIGFLPYSVAVLIPFAFVGGTVTDYAGNFSPVGAVPFVFYCWALMLVIIFAAFSGWGRDFIGDDAFKEEKEILVRENQSSSIQG from the coding sequence ATGTCAAACAGGGGTAATGTTCAAAAGCTTGAGTTTTACGGTGGCGTTCCAGTGTTGCTCGTTCCATTTTTCGTCATGATTGTGGGGATCTTGTGGTTGGGCTTCGGTGGAATGGCACTTCCGGAGGCGTTTTGGCCGATGGCTTTAGCAGGTATTCTGGTAGGGTTAATTTTAGCCAAGAACAAAAAGCAGTTTGTCGACGCGCTTGTGGAGGGGATTAGCTCATCGATGCTGGCTATCATGTTACTAGCCTGGTTTCTAGCGGGAATCATGGGGAAATTGCTGAATGAAACAGGCATTATTGAAGGCTTGGTTTGGGGATTTTTGAATTTAGGGGTTACAGCAGCTTGGTTCCCATTAATCACCTTCGTTTGTGCAGCCATTTTATCATTATCAACAGGAACAGCAGTTGGAACACTGATTGCAACGAGCCCGATTCTTTTTCCGGTTGGTTATGCATTAGGTGCCGATCCTTTGCTGCTTGTGGGAGCTATCATCGGTGGATCTTTTGTGGGGGACAATATTGCTCCGATTTCTGATACGACGATTGTTTCTGCGTTCTCACAAGGAACAACTGTTGATAAAGTTGTGCGTTCACGGATCAAATATGCATTAGTAGCGGCTGGATTCACACTCGTCGCCTATGTAATCTTTGCTTTTACAACACCTGGTGGTGAAGCTGCGCAAGGTATGGCAGAGCTTGACCCTAAAGGTCTCGTGATGTTACTGGTTCCAATCCTACTAATCTTTTTAATGCTAAAAGGCCATCATTTTGTTACTTCGTTGCTATACAGTACTGCGGTTGGATTCATATTAGGGTTGGTCATGGGGCTAATTACGTGGACTGACATTTTAAGCTTGAATGCAGCAGAATTCAGTGCTGGCGGAATTATCATTGGCGGTGTAAACGGCATGGTTGGAGTCGCCGTTTTTACAGTGTTTTTGATGGGGTTAATCGGAACACTACAAAAGGGTGGCTTCATCGAGTGGTTGATGGAAAAATCGGAGAAGTTTGCGACGACACCGAAGCGAGCGGAAATAGCGATTGTGTTTGTGGCCTTGTTTACAAATGCGTTGACTACGGCAGGAACACCAACGATGGTAATGCTTGGACCATGGGTTCGCCGTTTAGGGCATAAGCATAAAATCACACCGTGGCGCAGAGGAAACTTGCTGGATGCTTGTTCGACAACAATTATCGGCTTCCTCCCGTACAGTGTGGCGGTATTGATTCCGTTTGCATTTGTGGGTGGAACCGTCACTGATTATGCGGGGAACTTCTCACCAGTTGGTGCAGTGCCATTTGTTTTCTATTGCTGGGCATTAATGCTAGTCATCATCTTTGCGGCCTTCTCGGGATGGGGAAGAGATTTTATTGGGGATGATGCGTTTAAGGAAGAGAAGGAGATTTTGGTTAGGGAGAATCAATCTAGTAGTATACAAGGGTGA